One region of Oncorhynchus nerka isolate Pitt River linkage group LG22, Oner_Uvic_2.0, whole genome shotgun sequence genomic DNA includes:
- the LOC115105109 gene encoding LOW QUALITY PROTEIN: zinc finger protein 438-like (The sequence of the model RefSeq protein was modified relative to this genomic sequence to represent the inferred CDS: deleted 2 bases in 1 codon), with amino-acid sequence MPGQMMKSLQFRSIAPKAPAAVVPSPAAILSCQHPSALPEAASTAVSPKSILVPAQNYALMQVAGQEGTFSLVALPPSVSPQSPQQQQQQQQPIQKNLKLPIPRYQPMRTKNTQEKVKSATPTAGGSARGVRTPTKVALTTRDHRSIAAIKKKLSLAEPKEEPSEQVILIDDSASSELSALTALLPDNAMLYNGSPLERIAVVDTTPDHRSTPAHAPGPVTSMLQNLHYPSGGITKSSPVEPSQDESSGKVAIRPCQPKPVAQQPHPQPASSSITVLSPAIFSKAVQIIPSPPNGKLPILPYSMMKSTLIPASKLNLNAMSPKKAFPSQPDLSPYSSDPQSKTPETAEALCQNHMPNSLLQSQPQAKTTGALSLLGTLQIQKPSGKKRGRKRKTMEDILAFEARKKRSLSFFRRRVPEKPSVSAVISSPLSKQQREVDISKKYRSIRPKPHHMLLMETVPQLVSLPSFTSSDSLDSELLVGHQLSAEVLEPGPPQPQPASTPLYLKGGPSHRVYLGSSQPLHRCPTCSRCFQFKHHLQSHMNSHTNSRPYLCPVCRKAYAHSGSLSTHMKLHHSDGRPRRTLRCDFCEKAFGYVGVYFGHLREVHKVILTVEPSVSQHEDDVPVEGAMSSDLGDEQGQEEREDPVELQIKCSRCQAITPTFADMKLHLLYVHGEEVQVRLRDGWGGGKVTAGGREAEDELVKHAAHYWRQLNEKRNLVRCGSCDEEFFSFSKLKRHILSHHQGGPEDDGEGEPTGPSAWGGRGVLRQGLVFNCLLCSQVLDSKEEVMEHWRGHHHCEETQVLWEALGSYSGEREIDSPDHSTC; translated from the exons ATGCCAGGCCAGATGATGAAGAGCCTCCAGTTCAGAAGCATCGCCCCCAAGGCCCCAGCAGCGGTGGTTCCCTCTCCAGCCGCCATCCTGTCCTGCCAGCACCCCTCCGCCCTCCCGGAGGCAGCCTCCACAGCCGTCAGCCCCAAGTCTATCCTGGTCCCGGCCCAGAACTATGCCCTGATGCAGGTGGCAGGGCAGGAGGGTACCTTCTCTCTGGTGGCCCTGCCGCCCTCCGTATCCCCTCAGTCGccgcagcaacaacagcagcagcaacagccaaTCCAGAAGAACCTGAAGCTGCCCATCCCCAGGTACCAGCCAATGAGGACCAAGAACACCCAGGAGAAGGTCAAATCAGCCACGCCCACCGCCGGTGGCAGCGCCAGGGGGGTGAGGACACCCACCAAGGTTGCATTGACAACCCGGGACCATCGGTCAATAGCAGCCATAAAGAAGAAGTTGTCATTGGCTGAGCCCAaggaggagccatcagaacaggTCATACTGATCGACGACTCAGCCTCCTCTGAGCTCTCCGCCCTCACAGCCCTGCTCCCAGACAACGCCATGCTCTACAATGGCTCTCCGCTGGAGCGAATAGCAGTGGTGGACACCACCCCCGACCACCGGTCCACTCCTGCCCACGCTCCCGGCCCTGTCACCAGCATGCTGCAGAACCTCCACTACCCATCTGGTGGCATTACTAAAAGTTCCCCGGTCGAACCATCACAGGATGAGAGCAGCGGTAAGGTTGCTATCAGGCCGTGCCAACCCAAGCCTGTAGCCCAACAGCCCCATCCACAGCCAGCTAGTAGCAGCATCACTGTCCTCTCTCCAGCCATCTTCAGCAAAGCTGTCCAGATCATCCCATCCCCACCCAACGGCAAGCTGCCCATCCTGCCCTACTCCATGATGAAAAGCACCCTCATACCCGCCTCCAAACTCAACCTCAATGCCATGTCCCCCAAGAAGGCTTTCCCTAGccagcctgacctctccccttaTTCCTCTGATCCCCAGTCCAAGACCCCGGAGACTGCTGAGGCCCTATGTCAGAACCACATGCCAAACTCCCTGCTGCAGAGCCAGCCTCAGGCCAAGACCACAGGCGCCCTATCGCTGCTGGGAACGCTACAGATCCAGAAACCATCAGgcaagaagagggggaggaagaggaagacaatGGAGGACATTCTGGCCTTTGAGGCGAGGAAGAAGAGGTCCTTGTCATTCTTTCGGAGGAGGGTGCCAGAGAAGCCTTCTGTCTCAGCTGtcatctcctccccgctgtctaaacagcagagggaggtggACATCTCTAAGAAGTACCGCAGCATCAGACCCAAGCCTCACCACATGCTGCTGATGGAGACTGTACCCCAGCTGGTCAGCCTgccctccttcacctcctctgACAGCCTGGATTCAGAGCTCCTCGTGGGGCATCAGCTCTCTGCCGAGGTCCTGGAGCCCGGtcctccccagccccagccagcctCTACCCCGCTATACCTGAAAGGGGGCCCTTCTCATAGGGTCTACCTGGGCAGTAGCCAGCCCCTCCACCGCTGCCCCACCTGCAGCCGCTGCTTCCAGTTCAAACACCACCTCCAGAGCCATATGAACAGCCACACCAACAGCAGGCCTTACCTGTGTCCTGTGTGTCGTAAGGCCTATGCTCACTCTGGCTCCCTCAGCACCCACATGAAGCTGCATCACTCTGACGGGAGACCGCGGCGGACGCTTCGCTGTGACTTCTGTGAGAAGGCGTTTGGCTACGTGGGTGTGTACTTCGGCCATTTGAGGGAGGTGCATAAGGTGATCCTGACCGTGGAGCCGTCCGTCAGCCAGCATGAAGACGACGTGCCTGTGGAGGG GGCCATGTCTTCAGACCTGGGGGACGAGCAGGGCCAGGAGGAGCGCGAGGACCCAGTGGAGCTCCAGATCAAGTGTAGCCGCTGTCAGGCCATCACCCCCACCTTCGCCGACATGAAGCTACACCTGCTCTATGTGCATGGGGAGGAGGTCCAGGTGCGCCTGCGGGAC GGCTGGGGGGGTGGGAAGGTCACTGCGGGGGGCCGGGAGGCAGAGGATGAGCTGGTGAAACACGCCGCCCACTACTGGCGCCAGCTCAATGAGAAGAGGAACCTAGTCCGGTGTGGGAGCTGTGATGAAGAGTTCTTCTCCTTCTCCAAGCTGAAGCGTCATATCCTCTCCCACCACCAGGGGGGACcggaggatgatggagagggggagCCGACCGGCCCCTCagcctggggagggagaggggtccTGAGGCAGGGATTGGTGTTTAACTGTTTGCTGTGCAGCCAGGTCCTGGACAGTAAAGAGGAGGTGATGGAGCACTGGAGAGGCCACCACCACTGTGAGGAGACCCAGGTACTCTGGGAGGCCCTCGGCTCCTACTCGGGGGAAAGGGAGATAGACTCGCCCGACCACAGCACATGTTAA